The nucleotide window TGAACAATGGAGCTTGGAAAGTTGTGAGGACATTGTCAGGGAGGTCACCGGACTCAACCTGAAGGTCAGGGTTCAAGAGTGATCTTGTGCCAGCGAACATCGCTGATGTCGCCGAGTGGTTGAGGGGGCTTGTCTCCATCGCTGAATAGAACGAGATCTGGGCGTCCTGCATAAATCTCGTCCCCGGGATTGACAGTTAATCTCTTCTCCTTATCGAGCATTCCCTTGTAGACCGTCTCGCGCTCGGCGTTTCGGACCTCCAGCCAGCTGGGTTCTCGACTTGTGATGGTGATAGCGGAGGGCTTGGATCCGAGGTCCTCAGACATTGGCCGCTCAGTGGGCACAACTTGCTCGGATTCAATTAGCGGAACTGGACGTGAGGTTGCCTCGGTCGCAAGGGTCGGGGGGGGAGTTTGTTGCTGTTTGGTGAATGCAAAAGCACTGACGACACCGATCCCGGCCAGTACGGCAATGGTGGCCGTGGTCTTCCAGAAGGCTGAGATGTTGGTCAACCTGGAAGGTGATGTCGATGGAGATGGTTGAGAGGTTGACCGTTGAGGTTTCAGAGACCCCATCTTTTGTGAAGCTGCATCTCTTTCTGTGAGTGCGATTGACAGTTCACGAATGAGAGGGTCTGAATCAATCTGTAGTTTTGCTGCGACACGCCGAGTCATGGCTTTGATGAAAACCGGTTCTGGTAATCGGTCTCTGTCCCCCTTCTCCAGTGCGTCCAGCTGCTCATGACCCATGTGCAGGGAATCAGCCAGTTCCATCGCACTGAGTCCAGCATTTTGCCTTGCTGTCAACAGGCATTTGCCGACGTTCTTCAAACCTGATTCTGTTTGATCAGTTGACTCGTCGGAGTGCATTGGTCTCCTGATCTATGACGTCGTCGGATAATAATGCTTGCCTGTGGTTTTTTACGTAAAATTACTTACTATCGACTCTAAGAAAAAATTAAGATTTTGATGAATCATGGGCGATACTGGATTCGAACCAGTGACCCCTTCCGTGTGAAGGAAGTGCGCTACCACTGTGCTAATCGCCCGCACAACGTAATCTTAAACCACCAACTGCGACTCAGTCTCCGCCGCGCGGTCTGAACAGGTGGTCGTGCTCGGGAGAATAGAGACGCGACCGCTCGGAACCGTTTCGTTCCCGAAGTGCAGGGCTGATCACATACAGCGTGGTGCGGATCAGCTTTCTTGCCCTTGTTGCATCGGCCATCGCCTTAAGCGGCACCACATCGATTGACTGATCGGGCCAGCTCACCCTGTAGCCGATCGCGACAGGTGTGTCAGCTGGGTAATGCTGGAGAAGCGTGGACTGAACCTCATCAACATGACGCGCACTGAGATATAGGCAAAGCGAAGCTTGCAATCTGGCGAGATGATCCAGCTGTTCTCGCTCAGGAACCCCTGTGCGGCCGCCGGTGCGACCAAGCACGATCGTCTGTACCACGCCGGGAATGGTCAGCTCCGCATTGATGGCCGCAGCGGTGGCTTGATAGGCGCTGATCCCAGGCACAACCTCGACTGTGATACCAGCATCGGCAAGTGCGCAGATTTGTTCGTTCAGTGCGCTGTAGAGGCAGGGATCGCCGTCATGCAGGCGGACAACACGCGACCCCTGGCTCGATCGATCGATCATCAGGGGGATGACCTGCTCGAGCGTGAGTGTGCTGGTACGAATTTGTTCGCAATGGTCCGATGCCAAGGCGGCAATCTGGGGTGACACAAGGGAATCGGTCCAGATCAGTACATCCGCCGATTGAATTCTCTGTTCGGCTCTGCGGGTGAGCAGGTCGGGAGCGCCGGGCCCGGCTCCAACGATGGAGATGGTTGTCATGAAGGGTCGACCCG belongs to Synechococcus sp. WH 7805 and includes:
- the cobM gene encoding precorrin-4 C(11)-methyltransferase, with amino-acid sequence MTTISIVGAGPGAPDLLTRRAEQRIQSADVLIWTDSLVSPQIAALASDHCEQIRTSTLTLEQVIPLMIDRSSQGSRVVRLHDGDPCLYSALNEQICALADAGITVEVVPGISAYQATAAAINAELTIPGVVQTIVLGRTGGRTGVPEREQLDHLARLQASLCLYLSARHVDEVQSTLLQHYPADTPVAIGYRVSWPDQSIDVVPLKAMADATRARKLIRTTLYVISPALRERNGSERSRLYSPEHDHLFRPRGGD
- a CDS encoding RodZ domain-containing protein; protein product: MTNISAFWKTTATIAVLAGIGVVSAFAFTKQQQTPPPTLATEATSRPVPLIESEQVVPTERPMSEDLGSKPSAITITSREPSWLEVRNAERETVYKGMLDKEKRLTVNPGDEIYAGRPDLVLFSDGDKPPQPLGDISDVRWHKITLEP